A genomic segment from Odontesthes bonariensis isolate fOdoBon6 chromosome 8, fOdoBon6.hap1, whole genome shotgun sequence encodes:
- the zdhhc17 gene encoding palmitoyltransferase ZDHHC17, with product MADAMEEYEKEAGCVPILHPEEIKPQSHYNHGYSENVSRKNHVDDYSTWDIVKATQYGIFERCRELVEAGFDVRQPDKENVTLLHWAAINNRIDLVKYYISKGAIVDQLGGDLNSTPLHWATRQGHLSMVVQLMKYGADPSLIDGEGCSCVHLAAQFGHTSIVAYLIAKGQDVDMMDQNGMTPLMWAAYRTHSVDPTRLLLTFNVSVNLGDKYHKNTALHWAVLAGNTTVISLLLDANANVDAQNIKGETPLDLAKQRKNVWMINHLQEARQAKGYDSPSYLKRLKMDKEFRQKVMLGTPFVVIWLVGFIADLDIDSWLIKGVMYAGVWVAVQFLSKAFFDHSMHSALPLGIYLATKLWMYITWFFWFWNDLPFATVHVPFLINSLALFYNFGKSWKSDPGIIKASEEQKKKTIVELAETGSLDLSIFCSTCLIRKPIRSKHCAVCNRCIAKFDHHCPWVGNCVGSGNHRYFMGYLFFLLCMICWMMYGCISYWRIHCATNYAKDGFWLYLTQIASCSPWMFWMFLNSVFHFMWVAVLIMCQLYQIAALGITTNERMNARRYKHFKVTATSIESPFNHGCIRNLIDFFEIRCCGLMRPVAVDWTTQHTIEYDQSSGSGYQLV from the exons GAAATCAAACCCCAGAGTCACTACAACCACGGCTACAGCGAGAATGTCAGCCGCAAAAACCACGTGGACGACTACAGCACCTGGGACATCGTCAAAGCCACACA GTACGGAATCTTCGAGCGCTGCAGGGAGTTGGTGGAGGCGGGCTTCGACGTTCGGCAGCCAGACAAAGAAAACGTAACGCTCCTCCACTGGGCCGCCATCAACAATAGGATAGACTTGGTCAA GTACTACATATCAAAGGGAGCCATAGTTGACCAGCTAGGAGGAGACCTCAACTCCACGCCTTTGCACTGGGCCACAAG ACAAGGCCATCTATCCATGGTGGTGCAGCTCATGAAATATGGCGCGGACCCGTCTTTGATCGACGGCGAGGGCTGCAGCTGCGTCCATCTCGCCGCCCAGTTCGGCCACACCTCCATCGTGGCCTACCTTATCGCCAAAGGACAG GATGTAGATATGATGGATCAGAACGGCATGACTCCTCTGATGTGGGCAGCTTACAGGACACACAG CGTGGATCCCACCCGGCTGCTCCTCACGTTTAACGTCTCTGTCAACCTGGGCGACAAATACCACAAGAACACGGCGCTGCACTGGGCCGTGCTGGCCGGCAACACCACCGTCATCAGCCTGCTGCTGGACGCCAACGCCAACGTCGATGCACAGAACATCAAG GGTGAAACACCGCTGGACCTCGCCAAGCAAAGGAAGAACGTCTGGATGATCAATCACTTACAGGAAGCACGGCAGGCCAAAGGCTACGACAGCCCATCCTACCTGAAAAGACTGAAGATGGACAAG GAGTTCAGGCAGAAAGTGATGCTGGGAACTCCTTTTGTGGTCATCTGGCTAGTTGGCTTCATCGCTGACCTGGACATCGACTCCTGGCTGATCAAGGGCGTCATGTACGCCGGCGTCTGGGTCGCCGTTCAGTTCCTCTCCAA GGCTTTTTTCGACCACTCCATGCACAGCGCTCTCCCACTGGGAATCTACCTGGCAACCAAGTTATGGATGTACATCACCTGGTTCTTCTGGTTCTGGAATG ATCTCCCGTTCGCCACGGTCCACGTTCCCTTCCTGATTAACAGCCTGGCTCTGTTCTACAACTTCGGCAAATCCTGGAAGTCCGATCCGGGGATCATCAAAGCGTCAGAGGAGCAGAAGAAAAAG ACAATTGTGGAGCTGGCCGAGACGGGCAGCCTGGACCTGAGCATATTCTGCAGCACCTGCTTG ATACGGAAGCCCATCAGGTCCAAACACTGTGCCGTGTGCAACCGCTGCATCGCCAAGTTTGACCACCACTGTCCCTGGGTGGGGAACTGCGTGG GAAGTGGGAATCACCGATACTTCATGGGCTACCTGTTCTTCCTGCTCTGCATGATCTGCTGGATGATGTACGGCTGCATCTCCT ATTGGAGGATCCACTGTGCCACCAATTATGCCAAGGACGGTTTCTGGCTCTATCTGACCCAGATCGCCTCCTGCTCGCCGTGGATGTTCTGGATGTTCCTCAACAGCGTCTTCCACTTCATGTGGGTTGCCGTGCTCATCATGTGTCAGCTCTACCAG ATTGCTGCTCTGGGAATCACCACCAACGAGAGGATGAACGCTCGGCGATACAAGCACTTTAAAGTCACGGCCACGTCCATCGAGAGCCCCTTCAA ccaCGGCTGCATCCGAAACCTCATCGATTTCTTCGAGATCCGCTGCTGCGGCCTCATGCGGCCCGTGGCGGTGGACTGGACCACGCAGCACACAATAGAATACGACCAGTCGTCCGGCTCAGGCTACCAGCTGGTGTAG